A segment of the Corylus avellana chromosome ca2, CavTom2PMs-1.0 genome:
TTTGAGAggaaaatagttattttttggGTCCCTGAGGATTCTGTTCCTTTGGCTAAATTCATGAAGAATGGGCTACTGCATCGGTTAGGTTTCTTTGGTTTTATAGAGTTGACCATTCCTCTTTCATAGCATTCATAtgattccaaaaaaattattaatcaaaGATATTGTTTGCACTGAAATTTTTCCATGGAAACATCATTATGGGGATGTTTTAATCTTAGCCATAGATTTAATTTCTCCATGATGTAAGCCGGATCCatgtttttctgttcttttttttttttggcttttattttGGAGAAGTGATTCCCTTTTTATTCTGCTAAGTTCACACTTCTTTCTTGCACGACTCTAATTAAGAACACTTGGTGACGAGTGCCAAACCTATCCATGCTCAAAAGGTAATTTAGTACCTTATTCAAATTATGTGGTGTGTGCTTTAATTATGTTGTCAGGCATTccttttgatattttctttcctaaatgaaagaaaaatacagtaaaatatttcttctttttattgggAAGTAAATGAAATAAGATGAAGTTAATACATAATTTCCTTTTTGCTCTATAATGtttgcttattttttattttattaaaaagctgttgtttttgtttcttggtaGATCAGTACTCATTGCATATAAATTGTGGTGGAAGTGCAACCACTTTTGAAAACATAGAGTACAAAGGGGATAAAATCCAAGCAGGTCCAGCAAAATTTGTTCCTAGCACCGCTAATTGGGGATTCAGTAGTAGTGGAATTTTTTGGGACATCGGCGAAACCTCTGATCCATACACAACAAATAATGTGTCAATACTAAGAATGAATGACTCCGGATTATTCACGAGTGCACGgctctctcctctttctctgACATATTATGCACGTTGCTTGGCAAATGGAAACTATACTGTGAAACTATACTTTGCAGAGATAGTATTCAGAGACAATAGATCTTTTTATAGTCTTGGAAGACGgatatttgatatttatatCCAGGTATGGTGCtatatttgttttgctttaTACGTAGAacacaattttattgatttaatttgttACAGGAAACGTTGGTGCGgaaggattttgatattgaacATGAAGCTCAAGGTGTTGATAAagcagttgttaggaaatttaaGGCAGTTGTGAGGAATAAAGTCTTACAAATCCGCTTTCATTGGGCTGGGAAAGGGACAACAGCTGTCCCAAAGAGAGGAACATATGGTCCTCTCATCTCAGCTATCTCTGTTAAAGCTGGTAACCATTTCTTGGAGTCCGAGAATCTTTTTACTTGCCAACGTTTTTCATACTTATTAGATTGATGAACAATAAAAGCATAGCATTATATAGTTTAGGTAGAACCCATGATTATTTGCTGTAAAAAGTATTACCCAAAACAAGATTAAACTGCAACTAGATGGAAGAAATCAGAACTTTAATAATCTTCTTTATACTCTTACTCTGATATTCGCGTGTTTGAACCATTCATTCATAACTTGTTTTAGATTGGTCCACGTATGTCTATCTCTATGGTACTACTGGTATTCCAGGATGCAACTTTATAATCAGTTTCCTTTACAATTTTCCTCTTCTGCAGATTTCAGTCCCCCTGACTACAAGATATTCATTGTTGCTGGAGCTGTAGTATCAGCGCTTTTGCtcatttttatgattttaggCATTCAAATGTGGATCAAAAAACGAGGCAGGATATCAAGGGAAAAAGGTAATCAGCAGGCACTAATTTTGATGTAGAAATTAGATAGGATAATTTCTCTTCTCCAACTCTTCACGATGTTGAAACAATGTATAGCAATTTCCTAAGGGCTTTATATACTATTGCAGTCTGCGTGTTATATTACTTTAGGATTTTTCCCTTGATGAAAAATCAACAGTCCAAAGTACACCATGAAAGCAATTATATTGTTGCTGGATTGCAGAGCGTAAGAATCTGTCTTCATGATAGCTTTTTTGGGCTTCTTCGGTACTGCTATTGGAGTCAGTTTCAATCATAATTATAAATGATATGACCAAATCATTCAGAAATATGAGATCACTGCTTTTTCATAAAATCGAAATGAAGCCATATTTACATGAGAGATGGATGACTTGAGGTCACTGAGTTGAGTATTTATATCTAAGAAGgacccatatttttttaaaaaaaaatgtgagagatAAAAGATTATGGATTTTAATTAACTATCTTTTTAAAATGTCATCTAAAAGATCTCACTAAAATTgttgaaaagaacaaaaaggcaAATCTCTTACTAATAGGCACCAATGAGTTCctctcttttaaattttgtttttttgattccCAATACACCTGTAATTGGGAAACAAAGAGAAACCCTAAATCTTGTAAAAACTTGGGGTTTATGTGGCTGACCAACTGCGGTATGGTATTTTCTCACTGCGTTTGTTTTGTTACATTCTATCTAGCATCTTCTAAGTAGCCAATAGACACAACAATActggttaaaaaattaatcatatcaTTTATAAGATGCAATGTGACATCTTAGCCTCACCTTTTCATTCCTTTTAACAGAGCTGAGAGGATTAGATCTACAAACTGGTTTTTTCACCTGTAGGCAAATCAAAGCAGCCACTAACAACTTCGATGCTGCAAATAAGATTGGAGAAGGTGGTTTTGGATCTGTATACAAGGTATCCCACAACATCATCTTCCTTCAATTTTAGgatatctattttctttttcttacttaTCCATTATACCAAGAGGCGTCTAATTCAATAATGAATCCATACCTGAAGatgtatatttttctatttctgaTGCAGGGTGTACTGTTAGATGATACTATAATTGCAGTTAAGaaactttcttcaaaatcaaaacaaggaaaTCGTGAATGAAATAGGAATGATATCTGCTGTACTACACCCAAATCTTGTTAGATTGTATGGATGTTGTGTTGAAGGAAATCAACTATTCTTGGTTTATGAATACATGGAAAACAATAGCCTGGCACGTGCTTTGTTTGGTAAGCTGTATTTTATTACGAACTTTATAATGAGAATGGCATATATTAAGAACTAAGTTAATGAGTTCTGCATTGGACAATCTACAAAATATGTAGGTCCAGAGGAATACCACTTAAACTTGGACTGGCCTTCAAGGCAGAAAATATGTGTTGGCATAGCAAGGGGTTTGGCTTTCTTGCATGAGGAATCAGCACTAGGAATTGTTCATAGAGACATCAAAACTACCAATGTGCTATTGGATAGGGACCTTAACCCAAAGATTTCTGACTTTGGTTTGGCCAAGCTTGATGAAGAGGAAAACACCCACATCAGCACACGAGTCGCTGGAACAATGTGAGCAacctttttccctcttttcttcAATATGGAGTCTTTTTGTGATTCTATTCTTCTGTTTCATTTGCTCCCAAGTTATTGAccaagagagaaaaaggaacaAATATTGATTGATCTCTATGTCTCTATGAGATGCTGCCCTGAAAGTAAACCGGAACATGGAAGCATTCAAAGTCTCTGCATATTGGAAAAGTTTGCATATGGAATATGATATAGACTTCCTGGATTAATTGTTTGGTAGGATTTTTATATGTCAGCTGTTTGCATTTGCAACACAACCATGCTTACATAGAAACTCGTAGCTGCATCTATTATCAACCAGTTTTCAAGTGTTGAAAACGTCAAAACATGAAACATACTATTAATTTGCTGTAGTTATTGTCTGCCCCAATACTTGATGCATTAGAGAATCAGCCCAATTTCCtggtaaaataaaattgcaaggTAAAAAAGCCACAcgaaaaaggcaaaaaatatgtttatttaaCCTCTAAAATACATGCTACCCGTAAGCAATGACTCcctttaaaattaagaaataaacaatACAGAGAAATTTGTCCTCAATTTTTCTATCATCCTTCACTCTcaaaaaccaatatatatataagtctctcaaaaaacaatatttccaagggaaaaaaaaaaaaaaaagaaagaaattattgaGATCTTGCGGAATCTAAGTCCACACCCCCGATAAACTTGAGTTCAATGACCAAACAAATTGTGTGGCTAGTGTTATATGACTCAGTCAATTCTGCACGTGCAATGTGCAAAGGTAATGGCATATTCTTCTTCCCCAAGGACAAAAATTTTCGGTGTCTTTAACGGAATGAAATTACCACTCAGCCCTAGTAGCCTTATTGATTGCATGATTGCATGATTGCATTCTGAATGCAAATGAAATATGATTTGGTACCTAAGTTTCTCTTGATTCTTATGTACTTTATTGGATATGGAAGATGAGAGTTTTATACGAGtgatctttattttgtttatgataATTCATACTAGTAATATAAGTCATAATATAATCTTCATTTGCAGAGGATATATGGCACCCGAATATGCATTATGGGGTTACTTAACCTATAAAGCAGATGTCTATGGTTTTGGGATTGTTGCACTGGAAATTGTTACTGGGAAGAGCATCATGAAATATCGACCAAAAGATAATTGTGTATGCCTTGTAAAGTGGGTAAGattgatctttttcttttaatatatgcTACTATAAATAGCGTTTGGAGGCCTGGCTGCTTCTTTGTCCATTCCCACTCAATTTTGGTCATCCTGATATGTTACTCTAGCCTCAAGCAACAGAATAAACTATCATATGTTGAAATTGTTTGATTCGTTCACTTCACACTTGAGTTCAACATATTGacatgtatattattttctatgtGCGTATGGCTGCTTATTCTCTTGTGTTGATTTGCTACTTTTCATTTCCATTCTTATTATAGGCGCTTGTTCTACAAAGAAAGGGTAATCTAATGGAGCTAGTGGATCCAAAGTTGGGTTCCGAGTTAAAAAATGAGGAAGCTATTAGAATGATCAAAGTAGCTCTCTTATGCACTAATGCATCGCCAGCATTTAGACCCACCATGTCTGCAGTAGTATGCATGCTCGAAGGCCAAACCATTGTTGATGAAGTCACCATGGATCCGAATATATATGGCGATGAATTGGGGTTTAGTGCCTTAAAAGACCGGTTTGAACAACTCCAACCAGCACCAATGAGCACAAGTGGATCAGAGAGCCTTATGCATTCATCAGATATGACTTGGGTTGGATCTTCTTCTACATCTGCCCAGGATCTCTATCGAGTTAATCTTGATTCTCAATAATTTCAGCATACTATTGCTCCCAGCCATgctaaatgcttttttttttttttttttcttctaataataAAGCAACTTTTGCTATAGACCGTTGAAAAAAGTAGTCGTACAGTCTCTCTTTCCCATGCTAGGAAAGAGTACGTacctttgttgtttttttccattgttgaattatgaataaaaaaatatgtagtaACATGACACTGAAGATTGTTATAAGCGATATAAATTCACCTCTTGATCATTGAATTCATTAGACTATGAGAGCTAAACACAATAGTGCATCATACATCTTATGGATATACCCTTTAGTTGTCTGTGCTCATCCTATTCGAGAAAAGTTGTGCTTTTTTCCTGCATTTACATATAAAAATTTGAtgtctttcatttcctttttttattgaTCACAGATGATCTTGTTTGGTTTTCTCAACTGACTACTGATGGTTGTGCGGCAAACCCTTTCAGGTTTGTTCCTTTTTGGAACTTTGCCTTTTAATACGATCTCTTTTGGCGGTTTCAGTTTGTTTGATGGGACAAGTAATTTATTTGATCTATTTCCAACGGTTTTTAAGAAGATTCTgtcacttttgttttttattttttcgtaaTTCTCCTTTCCATTCCCCAACATTTGGTGGAGGAGCCACGTTGTGGCCAATGGGGGTTGTGGCCACAACGttttatgtgtgtatatatatataaaggcagTTGGTGATTTTTtctaaccgccttcaaaagtgggtagcgattagcggttattaaccacCCACCTTTACACCCCTAGGTAAGCGGACAAAAACATGCAAGTTTCATATTAGTTCTCTCGAGTAGTGATTTATATAACACCGGCGTGCACATTGTTCATGCACGCCGGTGTTTTATAAATCACTACTCTAGTTCTCTCACAACATTGCTAGCAATCCGAACTATAAAATTATTGAGATTCTATTCAACATGAATTGCCTTGCGGATATGTGTTTTAGTTGaggtttttaataattaattttatactaagcaaaaaaaaaaaaaaagtcgatCTATCAAGAGAGTTTGATGTTTTTTCcttaatagaaaagaaaatcataggATCGTAGTATGGTGAGAATTataaagaagaacaaaacaGCCTTGTACAAGGAAATATGACCACCCAGTTTTTATGCTTGACAGATGTTTCAATTATTATCTAATTCAAGCACGCATTAAGAACCAAGAGAATTTGGTTAAGAGTTTTGTTATAGTTAACGATgtgtttgacaattttttttttttaagagttgaaagaataaataaatgggtTGATGTGAGGTAAAGATGAAAGAagttttaaattctttttaataaaaagtgaagaaagttgtttgttaGTGTGAATAAATGAGTTTGATCTTTTtagataaaaatgagaaatgagtAGATTACCAAACACCCCCTTAACATCTTTAGGAATTGACataaagtttataattaataaaagagtAATTAGAAACTAGATAATTAGTAAATATGTCCACAAATATCCATCGATTTGAGCTGTGTTTGACAATAACCATGGACAATTgctattcatcaaaaaaataaaaaaataaaaactttcaacatttttattttttacatcacatcaatcactatttttgaaaacaatttatcGAACGttttttctaccaaaaaaaaaaaatgtatacaaTACCGGGAAATGGCTGGGTTGTTAACAAACAACCCCttggtattttggtcattttaaaaataactcttcaaatttggaaaaaagcgAACTTTTCactttaattttggtttttgtctttccatgtttttaaaatttcagattagtttgaaattttcctCCTTACTTTTAGGAAATTAGCCAATTACTTGAGAATATTTAggagataattttaaaatgttttttaaaaaatcattttcaattaGGCTGAGGGTAGTGGCCCAGTGGGCCTGGCCCTGGTGGCAGCTAAAATTGGGTTTACAAAAAGTGtaccgaagaagaagaaaaaaaaaaaaagtttctggaaattattttaaagtttataaataagaaaaataaataaataaataaaagaggcGGAAGTGTTGCTGTCGTGGTTAGGGATTCAGATTGTTATGAAGGATTTGCCGCCTTAGGTTTTCTGGGATTGTTCACCTGAGCGAGAGCCAGACAGAGAGATGGTTAAGATGGTGAAGAGGATGGTGGAGGAGAGGAGAGGACGGCTAGGGTTTGTCGAAGAAAAACAACATCGCAAGCGAAGTCGCCCTGTTCCTGTCCCCTCGTCGGGTCCTGCTCCTCTGCGGCGATCCACGCGCCTGAACCCTAACCGTGACGCCGTCAAGATCCGCAACGACGATCCCGAGAAGCAAATGGGAATTCATCCAAAAACTTTGCACGATGAGTATTTCAACTCTTACTCTGACTCTGAGGAGGATTGCATCCCCAACTATAAGAAGTATAAAAATAATGAGATGTTGACCAAAGAGGATTGCGTCCGCTACCACCTAAACCCTGATGTGTATGTGGTGAGTAAAATTAATTCCCTTCGTCTACTTATATGTCTGTATCTGTATGTGCCTGCATCTTTAACACTCCTTCGTTTTCGTTGTTATAGGGTCGCCCCTGCCTGGCCCATTATTTGTGGTTCGACTCGATCATTTGCAGTAAGCGACGAAGATGAATACGAAGATTGCAAACAATTTTCGCAGCTCGCAATAGACGAATACCTCCGTCGCCTCAAGGTTGGTGTTtctgttgttgttattattgttttttttttttttttttgtggattaTGAGGTATCGGATGGAGATGAATATTTGTTATGCTGAAATAATAGTCAgttattgcttctttttctgtgacaataattatattttttcatgatTACATAAACTTTTGTGTGCAGAATGAAAATTCACAACTAGAGTTTGTGAAGCTTTTGACAGCAAGGTATAAGGTTTCCGATATAGTCAGGTATTATATAACCTTTGAGGCCAAGGATATTGCTGCTGGAGGCCAGACTAAGACCTATCAAGCTGTGGTGCGTATACCCTTCAAGTGGGATGGTGATGTCTCCGTGTTGTGTTTCAGGGAGTGTGAGCAAGAGCAAGGTAAAGGAATTTCATTTAAAGGAAGATtaatttgatttctttctttgtttctgttGCGTTTATCGATTTACTGCGGCTTATCTTATACATGAATTAGTAGAGGCAAATGGTGAAAATCTTCACCTGTATTTGAAAGGTGAAGATGTTTTAGTTTAAATCATAACAACCGATTAGTATTGCCTtggctatttttaattttatattcctTCACCCCTGCATTCTTGTTATTTAAGCTTCTTGTCCCCTAATCCTTTTGTTCTTGTTCAACCAAATATTCCTCTTTTTCCGTCTTTACTGCCAGTTCTTCAAAAACTTCTTGTAGTCAAGGTGAGAGAAGAAGCTTATGCTTCAAGACAACGACATGACATGTTATAACAAATATCTTTTGATGTGTGAAAGTGTATTAATTTGCTTAGGAATCATGTAATATGAGAATGGTTGTTGGAACTTAGCTTTTCTTTAGCACAATATTGACtgctattttcatttttatttgtttgatcaGTGAGAAGTTAGTAATTCAAGTGAAGCTTCATGGATATATGATGTTcgcctttcattttttttgttttaagtaggTTCAGGCAATATACGTGGTAAAGAATGGTGTTGGGAAGTTCACACTGCTGTGAGGGTTAGTATGTTTATATCACTACATGAAAGCATGGTTTGATTTACTGAACTGATAATGACATTCGGTTATTGTGAGACGAagtaattatatatttctttgattattgCTTGTTATCTATTGTTGTAATGATGCACGGCACTTGAAGCCACTGGTAGTGGTACATGTTAAAACATCTTTTAACGATATTCTGGATTGCAATTGTGGACTAAATCTTCTTTGGTCACATAAGTAATCTAATATCTTGTTTTCTTGCCTCTCAGTCTCCGTTCTTTGCTACTTAGATAAGGTATTAGCTGAATAAATCTTGATTTGTTGAGATTGGAGTTGGGGGAAGGATGATGGAAAACATAAGGGGGATTTGGGAAATATGAGAGAGGTCAATATAGGTCCCTAGCCCTATGCATGTGACCAAACAGTTCAAGTGAATATAAAGTGTTGCTTTTAAACCATTGGTAGGCGAAGCGTAGTACACTAGTACTGCTATTTAATGTTTGAAGAAAGCAGAGATGGTAAATTAGAATGGTAGTGTTGGAGCATTTGGTGGtcggaaaattttgaaattatagtGTGGATAAGAACCGGCTCCTAAGCTACACTTTTTAAACCAAACTTTTTTATTATGAGCCAACATGGTTGTAGACTATGGTTTGAAGAGTATCAATAGAAGAACATGATGGTTGTGTAAAAGTTTTGAAGAACATGCTGCTGAGTCTGCTTTTCAtcgttggttttttttttttttttttgacatattgtAAATGTTTCTGCTTATGAGGACCTGGGCTTTCAATTGGGTGAGGACCTGGCCTTTGAATTGGGTAATTGGGTGTGTAAAATCTCATTATGGGTAATTGAAATTTGGCTCTCTGAAATTTCCTGCCAAAATAGAAAACCCACCAGTAAT
Coding sequences within it:
- the LOC132168640 gene encoding uncharacterized protein LOC132168640 isoform X1; this translates as MCMWVAPAWPIICGSTRSFAVSDEDEYEDCKQFSQLAIDEYLRRLKNENSQLEFVKLLTARYKVSDIVRYYITFEAKDIAAGGQTKTYQAVVRIPFKWDGDVSVLCFRECEQEQGSGNIRGKEWCWEVHTAVRVSMFISLHESMV
- the LOC132168640 gene encoding uncharacterized protein LOC132168640 isoform X2, whose protein sequence is MCMWVAPAWPIICGSTRSFAVSDEDEYEDCKQFSQLAIDEYLRRLKNENSQLEFVKLLTARYKVSDIVRYYITFEAKDIAAGGQTKTYQAVVRIPFKWDGDVSVLCFRECEQEQGSGNIRGKEWCWEVHTAVRPYLE